A window of the Molothrus ater isolate BHLD 08-10-18 breed brown headed cowbird chromosome 16, BPBGC_Mater_1.1, whole genome shotgun sequence genome harbors these coding sequences:
- the SRL gene encoding sarcalumenin isoform X2: MKGLNLLCCCVASLLLLGTAEEVEDASEPTKRDRSHLESTLKLNEEKPADDVSGVLQRLRKIYHSSIKPLEHSYRYNELRQHEITAYPGRTLGSSATDGEITSKPMVLFLGPWSVGKSSMINYLLGLDNTPYQLYTGAEPTTSEFTVIMHGPKLKTIEGIVMAADSARSFSPLEKFGQNFLEKLIGIEVPHKLLERVTFVDTPGIIENRKQQERGYPFNDVCQWFIDRADLIFVVFDPTKLDVGLELEMLFRQLKGRESQIRIILNKADSLATQELMRVYGALFWSLAPLINVTEPPRVYVSSFWPHDYNPETHRDLFLKEEISLLEDLNQVIENRMENKIAFIRQHAIRVRIHALLVDRYLQTYKDKMTFFSDGELVFRDIVEDPDRFYIFKSILAKTNVSKFDLPNREAYKDFFGINPITSFKLLSQQCSYMGGCFLEKIEKAITRELPDLLGSIGLGKKPNVLSCDVTGCGETPKNRYRKP, from the exons aaGAGGTTGAAGATGCCAGCGAGCCGACCAAGCGCGACCGGTCCCACTTGGAGAGCACCCTGAAGCTCAATGAGGAGAAACCTGCCGATGACGTCTCAG GAGTATTGCAGCGGCTGAGGAAGATCTACCACTCCTCCATCAAGCCCCTGGAACACTCCTACAGATACAACGAGCTGAGGCAGCACGAGATCACAG CTTACCCCGGACGCACCCTGGGCTCCTCGGCCACAG ATGGGGAGATCACTTCCAAGCCTATGGTGCTATTCCTGGGACCGTGGAGCGTCGGCAAATCTTCCATGATAAACTACCTCCTGGGGCTGGACAACACTCCCTACCAGCTCTACACAG GGGCAGAACCCACCACCTCTGAGTTCACTGTCATCATGCACGGGCCCAAGCTGAAGACCATCGAGGGCATCGTGATGGCTGCTGACAGTGCCCGCTCCTTCTCGCCCCTGGAGAAGTTTGGGCAGAACTTCTTGGAGAAGCTGATAGGCATTGAGGTCCCCCACAAACTGCTGGAGAGAGTCACCTTCGTGGACACGCCGGGCATTATCGAAAACCGCAAGCAGCAAGAAAGAG GTTACCCATTCAACGACGTGTGCCAGTGGTTCATTGACAGAGCCGATCTCATCTTTGTTGTCTTTGACCCCACGAAGCTGGATGTGGGCTTGGAGCTGGAGATGCTGTTTCGTCAGCTGAAGGGCCGCGAGTCTCAGATCCGAATCATCCTGAACAAAGCTGACAGCCTGGCTACCCAGGAGCTGATGAGAGTCTATGGCGCCTTGTTCTGGAGCTTGGCTCCTCTCATCAACGTCACAGAGCCACCCAGGGTGTACGTTAGCTCCTTCTGGCCCCATGACTACAATCCAGAAACCCACAGAGACCTGTTCCTCAAAGAAGAGATATCGCTCCTGGAAGATCTCAACCAGGTGATTGAGAACAGGATGGAAAACAAGATTGCCTTCATCCGCCAGCACGCCATCCGGGTGCGCATCCACGCCCTGCTGGTCGATCGCTATCTACAGACCTACAAGGACAAAATGACCTTCTTTAGCGATGGAGAACTGGTGTTCAGGGACATTGTGGAAGATCCTGACAGGTTCTATATCTTTAAATCCATTCTGGCAAAGACCAATGTCAGCAAATTTGACCTCCCCAACCGTGAGGCTTACAAGGACTTCTTTGGCATCAATCCCATCACCAGTTTTAAGCTGCTATCTCAGCAGTGTTCCTACATGGGAGGGTGTTTCCTAGAGAAGATCGAGAAGGCCATCACCCGTGAGCTTCCCGATCTCTTGGGAAGCATCGGCTTGGGGAAGAAGCCCAATGTCCTCTCCTGCGACGTCACTGGCTGTGGCGAAACCCCAAAGAATCGCTACAGGAAACCCTAA
- the SRL gene encoding sarcalumenin isoform X1, with protein sequence MAAHRGGNHGPGTQDDIHAQEDEEPGTEQGGSEEEGQPGEEQTEEPRAASAPEGEEERDEQSSEEDDEQGESEEGEHGESEVDGGKEESEEGESEEEKDSDEDGDRPENESGENDKEAAGTSNTKNHSKPAAAGTGEARDGPASCHHPPCGDAAEDPPAAVEDPPPAEDLPAAVENPPMVEDPPAKEDPPVTEDPPTAEEDPPAAADPPAGAENPPAAAAADPPADKTPLAGTEVPSTTETQHSQIEEVEDASEPTKRDRSHLESTLKLNEEKPADDVSGVLQRLRKIYHSSIKPLEHSYRYNELRQHEITDGEITSKPMVLFLGPWSVGKSSMINYLLGLDNTPYQLYTGAEPTTSEFTVIMHGPKLKTIEGIVMAADSARSFSPLEKFGQNFLEKLIGIEVPHKLLERVTFVDTPGIIENRKQQERGYPFNDVCQWFIDRADLIFVVFDPTKLDVGLELEMLFRQLKGRESQIRIILNKADSLATQELMRVYGALFWSLAPLINVTEPPRVYVSSFWPHDYNPETHRDLFLKEEISLLEDLNQVIENRMENKIAFIRQHAIRVRIHALLVDRYLQTYKDKMTFFSDGELVFRDIVEDPDRFYIFKSILAKTNVSKFDLPNREAYKDFFGINPITSFKLLSQQCSYMGGCFLEKIEKAITRELPDLLGSIGLGKKPNVLSCDVTGCGETPKNRYRKP encoded by the exons ATGGCAGCTCATCGTGGAGGGAACCATGGGCCTGGCACACAAGATGACATCCATGcccaggaggatgaggagcctggcacagagcaaggAGGCTCTGAGGAGGAAGGGCAGCCAGGGGAAGAGCAAACAGAGGAGCCAAGAGCAGCATCTGCTcctgagggagaggaggaaagggatgagcagagctcagaggaagaTGATGAGCAAGGAGAGTCTGAGGAAGGTGAACATGGGGAGTCTGAGGTAGATGGAGGCAAGGAAGAGTCTGAAGAGGGAGAGTCTGAGGAGGAGAAAGACTCTGATGAAGATGGTGACAGGCCAGAGAATGAATCTGGAGAGAATGATAAGGAAGCAGCTGGCACTTCCAACACAAAGAACCACAGcaaaccagcagctgctggcacaggagaaGCCAGGGAtggccctgccagctgccatCACCCACCCTGTGGGGATGCAGCAGAAgacccaccagcagcagtggaagACCCACCACCAGCAGAAgacctgccagcagcagtggaaaatCCACCAATGGTGGAAGATCCACCAGCAAAAGAAGACCCACCAGTAACAGAAGACCCACCAACAGCAGAGGAAgaccctccagcagcagcagacccccctgcaggggcagaaaaccccccagcagcagcagcagcagaccccCCTGCAGACAAGACCCCACTGGCAGGAACAGAGGTCCCCAGCACCACCGagacccagcacagccagataG aaGAGGTTGAAGATGCCAGCGAGCCGACCAAGCGCGACCGGTCCCACTTGGAGAGCACCCTGAAGCTCAATGAGGAGAAACCTGCCGATGACGTCTCAG GAGTATTGCAGCGGCTGAGGAAGATCTACCACTCCTCCATCAAGCCCCTGGAACACTCCTACAGATACAACGAGCTGAGGCAGCACGAGATCACAG ATGGGGAGATCACTTCCAAGCCTATGGTGCTATTCCTGGGACCGTGGAGCGTCGGCAAATCTTCCATGATAAACTACCTCCTGGGGCTGGACAACACTCCCTACCAGCTCTACACAG GGGCAGAACCCACCACCTCTGAGTTCACTGTCATCATGCACGGGCCCAAGCTGAAGACCATCGAGGGCATCGTGATGGCTGCTGACAGTGCCCGCTCCTTCTCGCCCCTGGAGAAGTTTGGGCAGAACTTCTTGGAGAAGCTGATAGGCATTGAGGTCCCCCACAAACTGCTGGAGAGAGTCACCTTCGTGGACACGCCGGGCATTATCGAAAACCGCAAGCAGCAAGAAAGAG GTTACCCATTCAACGACGTGTGCCAGTGGTTCATTGACAGAGCCGATCTCATCTTTGTTGTCTTTGACCCCACGAAGCTGGATGTGGGCTTGGAGCTGGAGATGCTGTTTCGTCAGCTGAAGGGCCGCGAGTCTCAGATCCGAATCATCCTGAACAAAGCTGACAGCCTGGCTACCCAGGAGCTGATGAGAGTCTATGGCGCCTTGTTCTGGAGCTTGGCTCCTCTCATCAACGTCACAGAGCCACCCAGGGTGTACGTTAGCTCCTTCTGGCCCCATGACTACAATCCAGAAACCCACAGAGACCTGTTCCTCAAAGAAGAGATATCGCTCCTGGAAGATCTCAACCAGGTGATTGAGAACAGGATGGAAAACAAGATTGCCTTCATCCGCCAGCACGCCATCCGGGTGCGCATCCACGCCCTGCTGGTCGATCGCTATCTACAGACCTACAAGGACAAAATGACCTTCTTTAGCGATGGAGAACTGGTGTTCAGGGACATTGTGGAAGATCCTGACAGGTTCTATATCTTTAAATCCATTCTGGCAAAGACCAATGTCAGCAAATTTGACCTCCCCAACCGTGAGGCTTACAAGGACTTCTTTGGCATCAATCCCATCACCAGTTTTAAGCTGCTATCTCAGCAGTGTTCCTACATGGGAGGGTGTTTCCTAGAGAAGATCGAGAAGGCCATCACCCGTGAGCTTCCCGATCTCTTGGGAAGCATCGGCTTGGGGAAGAAGCCCAATGTCCTCTCCTGCGACGTCACTGGCTGTGGCGAAACCCCAAAGAATCGCTACAGGAAACCCTAA